The nucleotide window CTCCGGCTTGATGTCGCCGTGCACCACGTCGAGGTCGTGGGCGCCCTGCACCGCCTCGGCGATCGGCAGCAGCACGGCCACGGCCTGGGCGTCGGTGAACGTGGTGCCCTCCCTGGCCAGCCAGTCGTGCACCGACCCGTCGTAGAGCTGCATGGTGACGTAGGGCCGGCCGTCCTGGGTCACGTCGGCGTGGAACACCTCCACCACGGCCAGCCGCCGCCCGGTCAGGCGGGCGTGCAGCACCCGCTCGCGCTCGAACAGGTCGTCGGCACCGCCGGCCCGCAGCACCTTCACGGCGACGTACCGGTGGAAGGAGTCCTCCCAGGCCCGGTACACGTCGGCGCTGCCGCCGCGGCCCAGCAGCTCGAAGCTCCTGTAGCCCGGGATCACGGCGGTCCACCCATGGCCCCGCGATCCTAGGTCACCGCCCGACGCCCCCGACCCCGCCGACCCCGCCGACCCCGGGCCGACCGTGCCCCCGGGAGCGCGTAGCCTGTTCCGGGGTGCAGATCGTCTTCGACGACGGGGCGGGCCGCCGGGACCTCGACGTGCGGATCAACAACCCCACCGCAACGGTGGCGGATCTTGCCCGCGCCCTCGATCCCCAGGGCCGGGAGCGTCCGCTGCTCGTCGGCGGCCGCCTCGCCGACCCCGACCTCGGCCTGCTGCGGGAGGCGGGGCTCTACGAGGGGGCGATCGTCGAGCTCGGCCCGGTGACCGGCAGCCCGGTCCCGCCCCCGCCGCCCCCGCCCCCGGGCCAGGCGCCCACCGAGCTGGTCGTCGTCAACGGCATCGACTCGGGGCGGCGCTACCCATTGCCCCGGGGCGCGGTGCTGGTCGGGCGCAACCAGGAGTGCGACGTGGTGCTCGACCACGGCTCGGTGTCGCGCCCCCACGCCCGCCTGACCGTGACCCGCGACGGCCAGGTGACCGTCCAGGACCTCGGCTCGCACAACGGCACCGCGCTCGACGGGCGCCACGTCCTCGAGCCCGTCACCGTGCCGGAGGGTGGGCAGCTGCGGCTCGGCGCGGTCGACGTGGAGGTCCGCCGGCCCACCGTCCACGACCGCCCCGACGTCGACCCCCACCGTGACGCCGGCGCGGCCGGCACCGTCGCCTTCAACCGCCCGCCCCGCACCGCTCCGCCGCCGCCGCCCGCCGAGGTCACGCTCCCGAAGGCCGTCAACGCCAACGTCGGCAAGGCGGCGTTCCCGATGGTCGCCATCCTCACGCCGCTGCTGTTCGCCGGCGTGATGTTCGCGACGACGAAGCAGGCCGCGACGCTGCTGTTCGTGCTGATGAGCCCGATGATGGCCATCGGCAACGCCGTCGACGGCAAGCGCAAGGGCCGCAAGAGCGAGCGCAGCGAGAAGGAGCGGTTCCGCCGGGAGCTGCAGGAGCTGCGGGAACGGCTCGCCGAGCGGGCCGACCAGGAGCGGGACCGGCGACGCGCCACCCACCCCGATCCCGCCGAGATCGTGCGCCGGGTGCAACAGCCCAGCACCACCCTCTGGGAGCGACGGCCCGACCACCCCCTGTTCCTCCAGCTCCGGGCGGGGGTGGGCGACGTCGGCTGGAGCCCGCCGGTGGCCGCCCGGCCGTCGCTGGCACCGGTCGCCGACGAGGTCACCGACGTCCTCGACGAGGCCGCCACGCTGCCCCGGGCCGCAGTCCCGGTCGACCTGTCGGGTGGCGGTGTGGTGGGCATCGTCGGCAACCGCACCGCGGCCCTGGCGTTGGCCCGATCCCTCGTGAGCCAGGCGGCCGTCCTCCACGGCCCCGCCGACCTGCCCACGATGGTCCTGGCCGACCGGGCGACCGGCCGCGAGTGGGACTGGGCGAAGTGGCTGCCCCACACCCGGGGGCCGAGCGGCGTCGACCGGATGCTGTCGGCCGACCGCGACCTGTCCACCCGGATGGCCGAGGCGCGCCTGGAGGCAGCCCGGATGTCGTCGGACCCGCGGGCCGCCCGCCCCGGGTCGACGGGACCTCAGGCCACCGGGCCGACCCTGCTGGTGGTGGTCGACGACGAGTCGCTCACCGTCGGCCGCCGGGCCCCCACCCGGAGCCTGCTGCGGGGCGAGGCCGGGCCGGTCGCCGGCATCGTGATCGCCGCCAGCGCCGACCGCCTGCCGATGGTGTGCACCACGGTCGTGGATCTCGACGGCAGCGAGGGCCGCGCCCACCTCACGCTGCCGCAGCGGGGCGAGCGGGTGGACGGCTTCGTCGTGTGCGGGATGGCCGACGACGTGGCCCGCGACTGCGCCCGCACGCTCGCCCGCTACGAGGACCCCGAGCTCGACCTCGTGGGCGCCGGGCTGCCGGCGTCGATCCGCCTGCTGCCGCTGCTCGACCTGGAGGAGTGCACGCCGGAGCTGGTGCGGGCCCGCTGGAAGCAGGCGGGCCACTCGCCGGGGCGGCTGGCGGCGCCGGTGGGGATCGCCGAGTCGGGCGTGTTCCCGATCGACCTGGTCGCCGACGGGCCCCACGGCCTGGTGGGCGGCACGACCGGGGCGGGCAAGTCGGAGCTGCTGCGCACGATCGTGGCCGGGCTCGCCGCCAACCACGACCCCGACCGCCTGACGTTCGTGCTGATCGACTTCAAGGGCGGCGCCGCCTTCGACGAGTGCGCCCGGCTGCCGCACACGGTCGGGCTGGTGACCGACCTCGACGAGCACCTGGCCGAGCGGGCGCTGCGCTGCCTCGAGGCCGAGCTGAAGTACCGGGAGCGGGTGCTGCGGGCCGCCGGCGCCACCGACCTGGCCGACTACCTGCGCCGCCCGGCGGGAGGCGCAGGTGAGCCGCTGCCCCGGCTGGTGGTCATCATCGACGAGTTCGCCACGCTGAAGGCCGAGCTGCCCCACTTCATCGACGCTCTGGTGGGGGTCGCCCAGCGGGGCCGCAGCCTCGGCGTCCACCTGCTGCTGGCCACCCAGCGGCCGCAGGGAGCGATCAGCGAGAGCATCAAGGCCAACACCAACCTGCGCATCGCCCTCCGGGTGCAGGACCGCAGCGACTCGGCCGACATCGTCGAGGTGCCGGACGCCGCGGCCATCCCCCGCAACCTGCCGGGTCGGGCCTACGTGCGCCTCGGCCCCGGCGAGGTCGCGGCGATACAGACGGCGCTGTCGACCGGCGTTCGCAGCGACGAGGCGCTGGTGCCGGTCGACGTGGCGCCGTTCGTCTACGGGCCTGCTCCCCGGTCGCCGGCGCCGCCGCCACCCCGACCGACCGCGTCCGTGTCCCCGTCCTCGACCGACGGCGACGGCGTCGGTGACGCCGGGGAGACCGACCTGTCGGTGCTGGTGGCGACCATCGGTCGGGCGTTCGAGGACAGCGGCCGGCCGGCGCCCCGGCGTCCCTGGCCCGACCCGCTGCCCACCGACGTCGACCTCGACGAGCTGATCGCCTGGGCCGCTCGTCGGGCCGACTCCCACGAGGGCCCGGCGTTCGTGCCGCTCGCCCTCGCCGACGACCCCGACGCCCAGTCGCAGTACCCCGTCGGCTGGGTGCCAGGCGACGGGAACCTGCTGGTCTACGGGGTGGGCGGCAGCGGCACGACCACCACCCTCGCCAGTCTCGCCCTGGCGCTGGCGCAGACCCACGGCCCCGACGACCTGCACCTCTACGTCCTCGACATCGGCGCCCGCGAGCTGGAGGACCTGGCCGCCCTGCCGCACGTCGCCGCGGTGATCACCGCCGCCGAGCGCGAGCGGCAGACCCGGCTGGTGCGGGTGCTGCGCGACGAGCTGGGGCGTCGGCGGGCGCTGGGGGTCGCCGCCGTGAACGAGCTGCCCACGATCGTCACCATGATCGACGGCTGGAGCGCCCTGGCCGCCGAGTACACCGATCTGGCCGGCAACGCCGTGCTCGACGCCCTGGCCCGGGTGTTCGCCGACGGCCCCGAGGTGCGGATGTACACCGTGATCACCGCCGACCGGCCCAACGCCATCCCGACGTCGCTGTCGTCGCTCGCCCGTCAGCGCCTGGCCCTCCGCCTGTCCGACCCCAACGCCTACACGGCCTTCGGCATCCGCACCCAGGCGGTGCCGGCGATGGTGCCCGGGCGGGCACTGGTCGGCGGCACCGGGCAGGTGCTGCAGATCGCCCGTCCCCGTGGGGGAGTGGCAGCCGCTGC belongs to Acidimicrobiales bacterium and includes:
- a CDS encoding FtsK/SpoIIIE domain-containing protein: MQIVFDDGAGRRDLDVRINNPTATVADLARALDPQGRERPLLVGGRLADPDLGLLREAGLYEGAIVELGPVTGSPVPPPPPPPPGQAPTELVVVNGIDSGRRYPLPRGAVLVGRNQECDVVLDHGSVSRPHARLTVTRDGQVTVQDLGSHNGTALDGRHVLEPVTVPEGGQLRLGAVDVEVRRPTVHDRPDVDPHRDAGAAGTVAFNRPPRTAPPPPPAEVTLPKAVNANVGKAAFPMVAILTPLLFAGVMFATTKQAATLLFVLMSPMMAIGNAVDGKRKGRKSERSEKERFRRELQELRERLAERADQERDRRRATHPDPAEIVRRVQQPSTTLWERRPDHPLFLQLRAGVGDVGWSPPVAARPSLAPVADEVTDVLDEAATLPRAAVPVDLSGGGVVGIVGNRTAALALARSLVSQAAVLHGPADLPTMVLADRATGREWDWAKWLPHTRGPSGVDRMLSADRDLSTRMAEARLEAARMSSDPRAARPGSTGPQATGPTLLVVVDDESLTVGRRAPTRSLLRGEAGPVAGIVIAASADRLPMVCTTVVDLDGSEGRAHLTLPQRGERVDGFVVCGMADDVARDCARTLARYEDPELDLVGAGLPASIRLLPLLDLEECTPELVRARWKQAGHSPGRLAAPVGIAESGVFPIDLVADGPHGLVGGTTGAGKSELLRTIVAGLAANHDPDRLTFVLIDFKGGAAFDECARLPHTVGLVTDLDEHLAERALRCLEAELKYRERVLRAAGATDLADYLRRPAGGAGEPLPRLVVIIDEFATLKAELPHFIDALVGVAQRGRSLGVHLLLATQRPQGAISESIKANTNLRIALRVQDRSDSADIVEVPDAAAIPRNLPGRAYVRLGPGEVAAIQTALSTGVRSDEALVPVDVAPFVYGPAPRSPAPPPPRPTASVSPSSTDGDGVGDAGETDLSVLVATIGRAFEDSGRPAPRRPWPDPLPTDVDLDELIAWAARRADSHEGPAFVPLALADDPDAQSQYPVGWVPGDGNLLVYGVGGSGTTTTLASLALALAQTHGPDDLHLYVLDIGARELEDLAALPHVAAVITAAERERQTRLVRVLRDELGRRRALGVAAVNELPTIVTMIDGWSALAAEYTDLAGNAVLDALARVFADGPEVRMYTVITADRPNAIPTSLSSLARQRLALRLSDPNAYTAFGIRTQAVPAMVPGRALVGGTGQVLQIARPRGGVAAAAARIAAASPSPKSSSSTSTSTTSSTRRPLRVEALTAQLKVAEIGADAQLGQRPWVVPVGITEEALEPASLVAYAGEHALVTGPARSGKSTALLTVAAVCRRAYPGLSVLAVAGPRSPLSSHELVDDVITPATVGEVLTARLEASTATTLLLIDDADIVDDVGDTLARLSVSDRADLLMVAAGRNDTLRQGYTHWTKHLRRSKLGVLLVPNVDYDGELLGTQVPRRAPVAMTPGRGYLVNSGRAELVQVALPR